Genomic segment of Populus nigra chromosome 6, ddPopNigr1.1, whole genome shotgun sequence:
TGTGGATGACATTTTCTGCCTGTTCCAAGGCCACATTGAGAATGTTGCTGTTCTCAAGCAGCAATATGGTTTAAATAAAACTGCAAATGAGGTGATCATTGTCATTGAAGCTTACAGAACTCTCAGAGATCGAGGCCCTTATCCTGCTGATCAGGTTGTGAAAGGCATCCTCGGGAAATTTGCGTTTATTTTATATGACAGCACTTCAAAAGCCACATTTGTCGCTGTTGTAAGTGATCCTTTCTGCTTGGACTgttctcctccattgtcagttGTCCTTGTGGTCTTTATTTCTGATTGCTTCGTCTCTGTTACCAGCACAGCTTACATCATTCAAACTTTACCTTTTTGCAGGATGCTGATGGAAGTGTACCCTTTTTTTGGGGAACTGATTCTGAAGGCAATCTCGTTCTTTCAGATGATGTTCAGATTGTTCAGAAAGGCTGTGGGAAATCTTTTGCACCATTCCCTAAAGGTAAAGTTTTAATTCTGGTTCAATCTTCATACTTAAGATCTTTAGCAATTCCTCTCTGCTTCTTTTTGCATggttaaactgtccttgaagggGAGAAAACGTATGTAAAAAACTCCAGGGCAACAGATAGATAGGCACTGAAATGCAATTAAGAGTGTATTTAGACGTGAGTATTTATTTACATTGGAGAACCCAGCAATGTGGGAAATGTTGgtgcattaaaattttaaatactaTGTCTCGTGATGCTCTCTTAAAAGTTCCCTCCACTTTCCtcgtgtttttttgtttgtttgtagaTGTCCTGTTCATTTTCTGCGTTGCATCATTTGCTGAAAGTTAGGGCCAAAATATCTTCACCCCTTTTGGTTATATAGTTTATGTAGAAAAGTTTACAATGATTTATTGTTCTTTCTTCTTACCCTTTCATCATTCCCTAATCCCTTGGTACTTTTGGATGGCCATTCAAGCTCCCTTGGCCTTGATGGGATCCTATTATGATTTGTGCACAAGGGCTGGTTGCATAATCTAAAAGTTTCTGCTGTGTTTATCAGGATGCTTCTTTACAACTTCTCGAGGTTTGAGGAGCTTTGAGCACCCCATGAATGAGTTGAAGCCAGTGCCAAGAGTGGACAGTTCAGGTCAGGTCTGCGGATCAACTTTTAAGGTGGATGCGGAGACGAAGAAGGAATCAGCTGGCATGCCTAGAGTTGATAGTTCTTACAACTGGTCTTCAAACTATTAAGCCTTAGAGTTCTTTTATGGCAAGGCTTTTGTTATATGGTGGCCTTTTGGAttgtatctttttctttatcctCCACTCTTATCTCCATCTTCCATGACACAACTGGCTAATGTGTCCAAAAACTCACCGCTATTAGTACTCTGAAATTCAAGACAGCAATTGATGCGGCTGTATGTTGGATACTCTCAAATGAATTCGAGACCTTTGCTggatataacataaaataaattttgcatTGCATAGAAGATTTCCAATGTGTTGGCTTCCTAATTGGTATTCAATCGTGTGTCCCCTTTTATGGAAATCTTGATggggatttcttttttcttcaatttgctTCAGCTATTGGATgtcattttttatgaattgtatCATCCTGTTTTATAAGCAAAGTGTTAATTAAATCAAGCGACAAGTGTACTGTAACCctgctaatatttttatttattaaagaagGCATTTATCGAAATTATAAGATTTTCTATCATAATAATATACTTGAtcatcgttattttttttttcatgatttcaacAATTCCTCGTGTAATAAAAAATGGGAAGAGAAAAAACTCTAACGGGTCAAAGAGATCAAAAGACGTGTTACTCTATCCTGGCATAAAAGATCAGCAAAAGGAGGACTCTTCTCCAGCTCCACtccttgtttatatatatatatatatatatatatatatatatatatatatatatatatatatatatatatacagtaaCGGAGTGGAAAACTACGCTTGGCATTGTCATTTGATACCAGTGCTGCGCATAAAAGATAACATGCTGACATCATCGTGCAGCAGTCATGGTCGGCACTCTGGCTAGTTCTCATTATATCTCGTCTTGTTCTCTGCTAAAAAGAACAGGTATAAAAGCCTTGGATCTATTGTTCTTCAGAGTTGGGCGACTTCCCCTAAAATAGCTACGGGATATAGCACATCCCTTCTTTAATTTGTCCGACTTCCCCTCCTAAAGTAGACTAACAGAAACTACGAACTTCGTCGCAGAGTCATCCATTCCAATTCAGCATCGGTCTAATTCTTCCGCAATTCCTCACACTGCATTCATTTCAAATGCTGAAATCTGTGATGTTCTAACTTCTACATGAGTCCACGTCGGAAGGGCATCATATGGAACTTagatagtgtgtgtgtgtgtgtgtcactTCTTGCTGTAGATTTGGCTCCCAAAAGGGAATGGGGTTATTGATACTCGTGAAATCCCTTTTCTTAATACCTTTATCCTCCTTCAATACGAGCTAGCCATACTGGGGCTATTTGCACTATACTCGCAGGGATGCTAACACTGAGTAAATTATGCTTCAGCGACTGCCATTTTACTGGCTCTAGTATTTGCTATATGGTGTGAAAAATCTGCAGTAATTATTGATGAATattgtaataaaatttttataaaaaaaaacataggattTAACATGATTCAgcaatatatttatattcataGGAGTgatgaacttttattttttactatgttgaaatatatatttatagtagttCCTAAACCACCTAAAAAGCATAGCAGCTCGGCCCCTCGCTAAGAAATCCTAACCGTTATACGAGTATAGCACACTAGCTTTTGGGGAACCTTGTTTCACAGCTCGGCACCTCGCTACTCTCGGTTGTCATTTTCCTGGTGAGTTGGGATCTTTGGAATGGCTGAAACCAAGCATCTTGCTTTCATCTGTGCATCCAATTGAAGCAGATGGATTCTACTCTAAGAGGAAGCAGTGGGAAGTGACATGCCATCCTTCGATGAAGGGACATACCTTGCACTTGCTCTACCTTTATCTAACCACCTGATCCAAACATTTACGAGAAAGGCATGGACCTTTTGCTAGTATTTCCCCAGGTCAGGCAACGACCAACGAGCAAATAAGTAAGAATCAACACGATTACAGTGGAACCCTTTATAAAAACT
This window contains:
- the LOC133697789 gene encoding stem-specific protein TSJT1-like, whose translation is MLAVFDKTVAKCPDALQSPHSAPAASVLKDGFLANHLASLHPGSVTVNLGTSGLIAYSLDKQNPLLPRLFAVVDDIFCLFQGHIENVAVLKQQYGLNKTANEVIIVIEAYRTLRDRGPYPADQVVKGILGKFAFILYDSTSKATFVAVDADGSVPFFWGTDSEGNLVLSDDVQIVQKGCGKSFAPFPKGCFFTTSRGLRSFEHPMNELKPVPRVDSSGQVCGSTFKVDAETKKESAGMPRVDSSYNWSSNY